A single genomic interval of Actinomycetes bacterium harbors:
- a CDS encoding DUF190 domain-containing protein, which translates to MEIAGPALRLTVVLGESDQWHHKPVYTEIVHRAHSAGMAGTSVFRGIEGYGRANHIHTTRILSLSEDLPVTVVIVDAEEKVRAFLPELEELLTGGLAIVEPVEVVRYV; encoded by the coding sequence ATGGAGATCGCCGGTCCCGCGCTGCGGCTGACCGTGGTGCTGGGCGAGTCCGACCAGTGGCACCACAAGCCCGTCTACACCGAGATCGTGCACCGGGCACACTCGGCCGGGATGGCCGGCACGTCGGTGTTCCGGGGGATCGAGGGGTACGGGCGCGCCAACCACATCCACACCACCCGCATCCTCAGCCTGTCCGAGGACCTGCCGGTGACCGTCGTCATCGTGGACGCCGAGGAGAAGGTCCGGGCCTTCCTGCCCGAGCTGGAGGAGCTGCTCACCGGGGGGCTCGCGATCGTCGAGCCGGTCGAGGTCGTGCGGTACGTGTGA
- a CDS encoding CrcB family protein, translated as MSLPDVLLVSAGAAVGAPLRYLTDRAVQGRTDATFPWGTFTVNVLGSFVLGVVAGLAVRDLTLLAGVGFCGALTTFSTFGYETDRLAAAGSRLTAAVNVGLTVVAGLAVATLGYVLGTHL; from the coding sequence GTGAGCCTGCCCGACGTCCTGCTGGTCAGCGCCGGCGCCGCCGTGGGCGCGCCGCTGCGCTATCTGACCGACCGCGCGGTGCAAGGCCGCACCGATGCGACCTTCCCGTGGGGGACCTTCACGGTCAACGTGCTCGGCTCCTTCGTGCTCGGAGTGGTCGCGGGGCTGGCCGTGCGTGACCTCACCCTGCTCGCCGGGGTGGGGTTCTGCGGGGCCCTCACGACGTTCTCGACCTTCGGCTACGAGACCGACCGGCTCGCCGCCGCCGGTTCCCGGCTGACCGCGGCGGTGAACGTGGGCCTCACGGTGGTCGCGGGACTGGCCGTCGCGACGCTCGGGTACGTCCTCGGCACCCACCTGTGA